CAAGGTCAAGGCTGTGGGTGTGTTGTTACTGGTGGTTTAGCCTGTTGGTACCTGCAGTACTAGAGTACTAGCCTAATGTGTTTTGGAGAACTGTCAGTGCATCATTGTGGTTTTAGTATAGGAAGCCCTATCTGAGCAATAATACCTTTTCTATGATTTCCTTTCTGTAGAATAATAGTGTTTATTCCCAAAAATAGAATTTTCCTTGTATATATTCAGTATCTAAAACCAGTATTTTGGACATTTTAATGAACCACTGCTGTGTTTAGgattctttttcagttttcttaccaAACATTGACTTTTATGtaccattcatttttaaattccatgaatttgaaattttaacaaCATTCATGCATATAATAAAGTCAAAGTTTAATTCTGTAACCATGTTCTTTGAAACTCAttctggagaagggaaagaactGTTCTTAGACTGCTTACTCTAAGGAAGGAGTGCCAGAGGCCTCAGGCAGAGGCTGTGACTGGGGATTAAGATGGCTctagctgggggcgcctgggtggctcagtgggttaagctgctaccttctgctcaggtcatgatcctggggtcctgggatcgagccccacgttgggctctctgctcagccgggagcctgcttccttctctctctctctctgcctgcctctctgcctgcttgtgatctctctctgtcaaataaataaataaaatctttaaaaaaaaaaaaaaaaaagatggctctAGCTGTGCCCCTCTGCGTATTGGCTCCAAATCTCCATACATCACTCCATGTGGTGGCACATGGCCATCGGTAGTTCCTGTGATACACATTCTTTGGTTTCCTgcgtccatcttttttttttttttttttaaagattttatttatttattcaacagagagagatcacaagtaggcagagaggcaggcagagaaagagaggaggaagcaggctccctgccgagcagagagcccgatatgggactcgatcccaggaccctgagatcatgacccgagccgaaggcagcggcttaacccactgggccacccaggcgcccctcctgcgTCCATCTTAAATCTGCTTCTTTTGCCAGTTTCTCTACCCCTGACCTCTAAATATCAACACTTAGTTGGGCTGCTCTGCCAATATGCTGCACCAGGGTGATCTTACCTAGTATAATGACTTAAAATACCATTTACTTATTAATGACTTCTAAACTTGGACCTCGACCTGTTCTCTGAACTACAGACATATGCATCCCATCACCTTTTGATGTCTTGATATAAATTCCTCATAAACACCTCAAATTTAACTTCCAAAACAGAACTCTTAATTTCCTTCACCTTTCTAAATCTGTTCCTTCCACTACAATTGTCAAGTTGGAAACCAAAGTTATTGTGAAGTGTAGTTGCTAGGATGGCTGTCATATTTCCAGATTTAACCAGCTGGGAGAGAATAAACTCAAATAGACTTAATTACTTCCACATACCCACAAAAGCAAGGTCAGCATGAAGTCAGTGTTCCACATCCCTGGTCCCTAGGGCTATCCCTTAGACATTGGACCAGGGAGGCCAAATGACACCTAAATGGAGGGCAGCTCTGTTGTTTAAGAGCCAACTCTAAACTCCAGCCTATTAGCCTACATCTGTAGTGAAGGGAGTGAGGTGGAAATCTCTGCTTCACTAGAACCAGGAAGTGAGATGAGAAGTTGCCTCATGGCAGCCTTCTGCAAGATAGGGGAGCAGATAATAAATGGCTTTGTCCCATCTCCTGGAAGACTGCCTATCTTGCCATGTTCTGGGAAGGACCACAGGGCTTTGTTAAGATTTCAGTAGGAGTGTGGTTGAGTGTTGCTATACAGATGTGCAGCGAGCAAGGTAGCCAGAGCACCATGCTAGATGCATTATCCTACAGTTCTCTTGGATTCTCTTGGATTCCAGCTCTACTTTTGCCCCCATCTAGCCTATCAGAAAATCTTGTTAACTCTACCTCTGAAGTTTACCAGCTCTGCATTCCTATCACAATTATCAACCCAAGTCACATCATGTCTCATGGCAAGTATCACACATACACTCTTGTCCTCTTATAACCCTTTCTCTACACAGCAGCTAgcggaatttttaaaaaatgcaaattggaTCACAGTCCACTCTGGCTTACAGAAAGTCAGTGGCTTTATACATCAAATAAAATTAACTGTTAACCATAGTCTATAAAACCTTACATGATCTGGCCCTTAAATACCCCACCAATATCATATATTATTCTACCTCATGATGCTTCAGTCCCCGTGACCTTTTCATTCTCAGAACATACCAAACGTTCTCCTACACCTCACGAATTTTATAAACATGCTTTTGATATACAGGCTTTTTACTTGGCTGGTTCCTGCTCAACAGTTAGGTCTCAGCTCAAATAACATCTCAGAGAAGACTTTCTTGAACTACCAAAGCAGTCACTTGGTCCCCAGCTATCCTGCATCCTATCATCTATTTTCTAACTGTGAtctgttgttttcttatttacGTGTTTCCTTGTTATTGTCTTGTCTCTCTCATCAGAATGTAGGCAAGAGCTTGGGCACTGTAAGTCTTTTTACTACTCTGTCCCCAACAAGCTATCAGACTCCGTAGATTCTCAAATATCTGCtgaataaaaaaatgttatttccagtttttttgtaaatacataaaacaagaaaattaatgttttctaAGCAgttaaaacacaaacattttcaaatttagtTCCATCCTGCTTTCCTAACTCACTCCTTTTTGTCTTCACAGCAGATTTAATAAATTATACCTAAGGAGACATAATTAGGTTATGTTTTTAGACTAAAACTAGTAATGATCAaataatttactatttttaaatgtaaaaatgtgtttattcacAATCCTTGAGAAGTTACCAttccttcaaaaaattttttatgaacaAAATGCCAAGAAAAATTACAATAGTAGCTTATGCCAAACCAAAAATATACATCTGATgtatacaaactttaaaaagcatAACACAGGCAATGTGAATATAGattacctttaaaatatttccaatgaCAAAGCTACAACTTAAATTATGTTAAGATAGTCATAAATAATAGTATTAcctaatatatttacatatttaaagcaTCAAATTTATTTCTATGAGATAAAAAGAAGATGAAACTATAGATGTCATTGCCTAGCAGTTCAAATATTGAAAGggccacatgattttttttttttttaagtacagcaAGAACTTTAAGTTACTATTTATATCTGGACCTTCCTATATTTTTGAGAACATGCACTGTCATCgctgcaagaaaaaaagaaaaaaaaaacaccaaggaaaaatcagaaaagagtTTGCTTACTAAAATCATATTCAATCCTCAGCAAAATTAAGACAAGCAATTAGGGAGTGCTTTATAGCCTTGGCCTTTCAAAGTGAGACACACACTTTAGGGAAAAGAAGAGTTCACTGTATATCACAAGTGCAGTTATTTATACTGATATGCTTAGTTCCATCCCATTAAAGTACCTTGTATTACAAGGCAAAAGAAAGCTTAATAAAATCAATGAATCCTTTCACCCCAGAAAGGATTTTATTTCGAAATACCCGTATTGCCTttttaggttttcctttcttaaaaatcatGCACAGAGAATATGTTCTGTGTAAAATCTTTCTAAGACCATTCATTGgaaatatagaatttaaaaaaatgacacctAGAAATTTAATATATCAATTAACTTAAAGTCAATATTCATTGATAGTGGCAGCATGTAAAAGGAAGTGAAGacctaaatatatgtattttcttaaatattacttTTGACTACTAGCTTCAAGTGTCTGAACTCTGAAAGCCTATTTGAACATCTCATATCCTTTGTTCAGACTGAATCAACATTATTATACTACAAAATGCAGTTAAGTGTAGAAAAAAACTGGTATTTCAGCATTTCTTTAGGGTCATCAACTTAATTGTGCTTACTATtagataataaaatttaaataagtcacaggaataaataATGATGGAAAAGGGAACACTTATAAATCTGTTCTGGCAGTCCCTCCTCATGCTCCCTTCACATCTGCTGAGAATTAACACAAAATGCCTTAATATTTTCATAGTTAACTACTGAAATAGGCTTAAGAAAGCATTCAAAGTAAAActaataaagctattttaaaaagtgaagatctACAAATAGTAAACACGAATGCTataaagaagagttaaaataaatttaactgatAACATGACAGAACCATTATATTGTTTTtgaaaagcagaaggcagatgatgAAATTGCACTTAATTCTGAAGCAACTCAGATATAGCCTATCATTCCTATTCCTTTGTAATAAGCATTTACAACATGTTTTCTTATCTCCCTCTTACAAAAAGGCTCAGCACAATCACTGATACATTCTAGTTGGTTTTTAACATTTGGTCACAACTGATAAACAGTGTCATACAATTTTACCCTATCGTTTCTGTTGATCTGCATCAGACTGCTTTATGCCAGAATCAGACAGTTCTAATACAGGATTTACAAATCCAGAATACTCGGAATTGCCATTATCATCCATTTCAGCACTAACAAAGTCATTCTCCCACTCCAGTCCATTGGAATCATCAGAGGCTGATGTAGGATTACTTCCAGTCTTCTTGCTGCTATACTTAAGTGCTGCTCGGAGAATGTCTTCCTCTGTTCTGGAACGTTCTCTCATAGGAAGCATGCGATTCATTCCTGTTATTTGGAAGGAGTTATTAGAAATCTCAGTGAACATTTTAAAGGCTATATTAAAAGACATGATGGTTTAATAATGTAGTTTTTGTTTAATAATCAGACTTGATTTGTAAATTTACTTAAAGAGTCAGTCCTATGGAGGCCTTATGTTATGGGAAGGTTTCTGGTGGGTTCTGTCTTCTACATAGTCTAGTTTAGTAACTGTGTTAATGACTTTAATAATAACCTTGAAAGTCATGTTATCTACAAATCTAATTAGCATACGGATAGTCTGGATGACAGAATCAGGAATTAAAAGATCTGAAAGGCTTTAGATCAAACTGAACAAGATgctacaataaaaatatattttattaaagtcTGCTGATTGGGATCCAGATAGGAAATAACGTAAGTACAGGATTGTGGTAACACTGGCTGAGAAGAAGACTTAATTAAGTTAATGCAATCTTTGGTAAAGTTATTCAAGCTTCCTGTATCTCTGTttctttatgataaaaaaaaaaatgggtcaatTAGAGGACTAAGGTATTCCATCCCaaaattctatgaaatatttCATGCTTACTATTCTTCTTAAAGTCCTACATTCTGTAATTGGTTCTTCATTTTCATGGATTACATAGTTcttaaagtgaaaatgaaaatttgagcCTTATTCAGTGaaatggcctttaaaaaaaaaaaatccacatttgaggggcgcctgggtggctcagtgggttaagcctctgccttcggctcaggtcatgatctcagggtcctgggatcaagcccccaatcgggctctctgctcagcagggagcctgcttctccctctctctctgcctgcctctcagcctacttgtgatctctctctctctgtcaaataaataaataaaatcttaaaaaaaaatccacattagAGGCCTTGCTATCTGTCACACCTGTACTGGTGTTTTATATAagtttcatttcatcctcacaacattcatatgtttatttgtcCAATATTTACTAACttcttattatgtgccaggcatttttaGACCCTGGGTATACAACGGTGAATAATCATCCTTTAAAGTAAGCTTATTATTCCCTTTTTATGATGAACAAACTGCAGCTTAAAGAGAGTAAGAAATCTACCTAAAATACTACAGCTAGGAAAACATACCAGCTAAAATTAAAACCTATGTTCATGTTAAAGCTATTGTACTACACAAAAAACTCCTAACAAATGGCCAAATTTATAATGaaccaaaagataaaattttGGCTTTAGGTTGACCACAAGGGGGCAGTAATTCTCCTTACTGAGTAATATAAAATGGGTGGATTACAGAAACATTAAAGtgaaaaattaacattatttttaaaagctcaagAAACACTAAGGATTACACTATTTTCTAAACCATTTATCAAAAAATGATAATCATTAATAAGTAAGAGACCAAGAAATTTTTATATCGATTTTTTAAGGCCTTGCACTCCCTTCAATATAAAGTAAAATACCAAGTAGATTTCTATAGGCTAACATGGATTAAAATGTAAGGTAAAACTGTGAATATAAAATACCTTCTTCATCTTCCCACTCTAGATCGAGGGATGTGCTATCATCATTTCCACTTGATTTAGTTTTGGTCATTAAATCACAACTGCTTTCTGTATTTGGTGTCAGAACTGTGGCATCTGATGAGAGTCCTAGGATATACACCAAATATAATGTGGTCATTATACTATACCACAAATGTGGTCATTTGTACTCTTTTATCACAATCATTTGTTCTGTAATATTatctataatattattataatgatataatttataatatttataatatataccaagtatatattaatttataataatatattattattattattccttttaatattttaagaaacaattaTTAAAATCATCACACTGGTAAGTTTTTGTTAGGAACAACAtagctctttttttcccttttttttcttttctttttttttttgccatacgGCACGATAAACAtgcaaatttaaatgaattatacACTTTTCCAATACAATGAACTCTAGGTAACAGTCAGTTACAAAgaggaacaaaaaataaatgaaaaaataaaaaagaaagaaatctgttttccaaaatgaaacacTACTATGCTTCCATTACTGGAAGTACGGGAGTTCTGACTTTTGAAACTTAGAGAAAAACACTTCGATCTTACAACTCAATTTGTAGTAAGTAAAATAAGTACACTTTTGTACTACTTCTTCCCACCTTCCCTTTTTCTGGGAGGCAGAGAGGTAAATCCTCTGGGGGGTATCAcagtagaaatggaaaaatgagtgTTTGACTCTCCATCAAGATCTACAGTAATAGCCTGAGATTTTTCTTTGCTccaactcctttttaaaaaagaaagatagggggtgactgggtggcttggtcggttgagcatccaattcttgatttcagcccaggtcttgatcttggggtcacaaATTTAGGCCCCCTGTtgtgctccatgctgggcgtggagcctacttaaaaaaataaataaaataaaataaaaaaaaagaaaattgtataattgtataattaaaCTGTATATTAAAATTGTATAATTAAGGACTAGTTAACTGACCTATCCGGAAAATACAAATTTAGAGGGCAGAAAGTTCTATCGAAACAGAGTCAAGATCTCCAATTATCTGTTTACAGTGGCATGAAGTTAAAAagtatgcatatattttaaaagacttactACTACTTCGAAAAACTTCATACTGTGACTTTATATTTCTCAAACAAGATTCAAAGTCATCTTCTGGTCCTGAactgtaagtaaaataaaagaaatatattcgtAATAGATGCAACATAATGCATGCTTAAGTTAATTTATGGCATTTTAGTCTGAAGGTCTATCCCACACAAATTTATAATTACTATACAATTAGAGTAACCTAATGAAAATGGGTCTTAATTTTCTTAATGCTAGCAGTAAATTGAAAATGATAAGATTTTGGTTAACACTGAAGTCAATGTTTAGTAGTAAGCCCATCTTcataatttataataatgaatCATGAACAAGGTTCTTTTAATGAGTGGAAAATATGACTCTGGAATGTGTCTTCTAAAAAACGATCACATATAAACCTTATTGTAAGAGAGATGTGCTTAGGAAAACACAAGCAAGGCAAGAGGTAagaaatttatccaaaagcatTCAGTGTATTACTGCATCATTTTCTACATAGAAGATACGACCACTCTTAAAAATGCAATGAAATCAATTCAATTAAATAATGATCACTTTCCAATGTAAGAAAGCAAATTTTCTCAGTATTCTTACAAGATAGTGTCTATGTTTTTTAGGGAACACACAAACATAATATGTATACAAACACCCAGAGCTGAACTGTACTCTCTTTGGAAATTACATTTTCTACCGCAAAGGGAAGTAGTATGTTTCACTATTTACCTCTGATATTCTCCATTGTTTGAAGGATGGTATCGCTGCACAACTCTCTGCCTTTCTTGCTTTGGAAACATAATGCAATACAAAATCACTCTCTGTtgcaaaattatactttaaaaaatcattcatgcaacaccaaaatatattttttctagttcctaaaaaaacctttaaaagttATTCTACTTTAAGtctttttccttaaatgtatCACTGTTCATTTCTATATCCTCTTATTTATGGTTGCAATTTCTCCCGATCTTTCAGTGTATGATCGTTAAGGGTCAGAATATTTATAATGTTATTAAAAACTAACTTTTAAACAGATATATATTGGTGTATTGAACATTCTTTTTACCCCTAAGAACTTCTAATAACTGGAAGGAtgaatggtaagaaaaaaaacagttaaaacagTAGATGAAGTTCTATTTTGGCCGGAATTAAGTAGCAAAAGAACTAAAGATCTACAAGAACTGGCTAAGCTgactgagaaataataaaaacaaaggatttagaaGACCTGTCAGATAGTTAAGGCTCTGACAGTTATTAGCTATGTGCCCATGGCAcataatttactttctgtttttttttcatctgtaaattaTAGATGGCTATAATACTGCCCAAGCAAACTCACAGAGCTATAGTGAAAATCAGATGAACTTTCATATATCTGTGTATCTTTTCTGTGCCAGTGGATGTGCACAGAGTGCTATATGTTCCTGCATCAGTATTTAGTCAGGGAAGAAAAAACTCAGAGAATTCGGGAAAAACTCAGAGGACCCAAATAGATTCTGCATATGGAATGCTTTTGTCTTTAAAAGGTGAGCAGTAGAGGATTTATTATAGTAAAAAGTGTTATACAAATTATAAccggaaaaatattttcatttcttagtaGAAGGgagttaatttttaaacttctccACTAGTTAGAACTTACTAAaaaaaacacccccccccactctcccATATAATCTAATTAGTCTGCTGAAACAGATTAATCAAAATGacaggggagcagggggagaatgagagggagaaaaagggcgCAGGTCACATATAAACTCATAGCTGTATGACACGATTTTTCAGTTTCTCTAAGCTACAATAATTATAATGTGACATGATCTTTGTACTACTTCAGTTAATGTTACAGTAGAGAGTTCACATAGGCAAGATATGGAGGAAGATACTAAGTAGGATAACTGGCTTAACACTGTTGTTCTTGAATGCTGGCTCTAC
The DNA window shown above is from Neovison vison isolate M4711 chromosome 11, ASM_NN_V1, whole genome shotgun sequence and carries:
- the AP1AR gene encoding AP-1 complex-associated regulatory protein isoform X1 is translated as MGNCCWTQCFGLLRKEAGRLQRVGGGGGSKYFRTCSRGEHLTIEFENLVESDEGESPGSSHRPLTEEEIVNLRERHYDSIAEKQKDLDMKIQKELALQEEKLRLEEEALYAAQREAARAAKQRKLLEQERQRVVQRYHPSNNGEYQSSGPEDDFESCLRNIKSQYEVFRSSRLSSDATVLTPNTESSCDLMTKTKSSGNDDSTSLDLEWEDEEGMNRMLPMRERSRTEEDILRAALKYSSKKTGSNPTSASDDSNGLEWENDFVSAEMDDNGNSEYSGFVNPVLELSDSGIKQSDADQQKR
- the AP1AR gene encoding AP-1 complex-associated regulatory protein isoform X2; the encoded protein is MGNCCWTQCFGLLRKEAGRLQRVGGGGGSKYFRTCSRGEHLTIEFENLVESDEGESPGSSHRPLTEEEIVNLRERHYDSIAEKQKDLDMKIQKEQERQRVVQRYHPSNNGEYQSSGPEDDFESCLRNIKSQYEVFRSSRLSSDATVLTPNTESSCDLMTKTKSSGNDDSTSLDLEWEDEEGMNRMLPMRERSRTEEDILRAALKYSSKKTGSNPTSASDDSNGLEWENDFVSAEMDDNGNSEYSGFVNPVLELSDSGIKQSDADQQKR